The sequence below is a genomic window from Ochrobactrum quorumnocens.
AACTGAAAGGGCTGCTAGAGCGCATCCCGAAAAGTGGGAAGCGGTTTTCGGAAAAAGATGCGCGTTAAAGTAAAGTTTTAAAGTGTCGACCTGATTTAATCTGATCGATACTTTAAAAGCCGCCCATTTTAATTATTCGCAAAGGTACTGGTTCGATAATGCGTGAATATGGATGGTGCCAATGCCGCAGCAGCCTCCAATGATATCTGCACCGTTTTTCACCCAACGCTGTGCCCATGCACCATAGGCATCCGGATCAAGATCAGCGCGGATTTCCGTAACAGTTGCGTTCGCCTCTTCATCACCCTGTTGGGATGGAAATGCATTGGCATAAACGCCAATCGGTATGTCCTTGTCCAGTTCATCGAAGACCTTCTTTGCCGCAAGAATGGCTGCATCCATAACTTCAGGCATTGCGCAGTTGAAAAGCAGCGCTTCTGCTCCTAGTTCAGCCGCAAGCCGCGCACCTTCTGCGATTGTTTCGCCTGAACGAAGCTGTGGCTCAGTCATAGACTCTGGGGTAACATCATCGCGCAGCGTATAGGAAATCCACAGTGGCTTTCCTGTCGTGCGAATAGCTTCATGCGCGGCTTTGACTTCGATCAGGCTGCTTTGGGTTTC
It includes:
- a CDS encoding homocysteine S-methyltransferase family protein; the encoded protein is MSSKTVILDGGMGRELERVGAPFRQPEWSALALIEAPHYVRKVHDGYIAAGADVITTNSYAVVPFHIGEERFTMEGHTLAALSGTIAREAANAAKHPVRVAGSLPPVFGSYQPELFDPARAGELLNVLVDGLAPSVDLWLAETQSSLIEVKAAHEAIRTTGKPLWISYTLRDDVTPESMTEPQLRSGETIAEGARLAAELGAEALLFNCAMPEVMDAAILAAKKVFDELDKDIPIGVYANAFPSQQGDEEANATVTEIRADLDPDAYGAWAQRWVKNGADIIGGCCGIGTIHIHALSNQYLCE